A genomic region of Xiphophorus couchianus chromosome 9, X_couchianus-1.0, whole genome shotgun sequence contains the following coding sequences:
- the myo9b gene encoding unconventional myosin-IXb isoform X1, with the protein MSVRDGAATMATNAGGGGGGGVGCNDPDDRMYLLQIYPRLAAQASTCCNLRVQKNATTASVISDAAATLGLDPGGLYVLAEVKESGGEEWILEAGDLPVQRVLLWPRKAQEQHPQSAGFYFLLQERNHDGSIHYVHLPPSSKEQEVQQLAARGFLPPPQDDFADLCNLPVLSEDSILNNLLTRFYKKKIYTYAGSILIAINPFKFLPIYNPKYVKMYENHQLGKLEPHIFAIADVAYYAMLRKRVNQCIVISGESGSGKTQSTNFLIHCLTALSQKGYASGVERTILGAGPVLEAFGNAKTAHNNNSSRFGKFIQVNYLESGVVRGAVVEKYLLEKSRLVSREKNERNYHVFYYLLLGASEEERTEFKLLPPEEYFYLKQENFKIEDEEDLRHEFERLQQAMQMVGFLPATKKQIFSVLSAILYLGNVTYRRKSSGRDEGLDVGPPEVLATLSDLLKVKEELLVEALTKRKTVTVNDKLILPYSHSEAITARDSMAKSLYGALFDWIVLRINHALLNKKDMEESVPCLSIGVLDIFGFEDFETNSFEQFCINYANEQLQYYFNNHIFNLEQEEYQSEGITWHNIDYTDNVGCIHLISKKPTGLLYLLDEESNFPHATDKTLLAKFKQQHQGNKYFIPTPVMEPAFVIQHFAGKVKYHIKDFREKNTDHMRPDIVALLRSSDRAFVRQLIGMDPVAMFRWGILRATIRGLAAFNEAGRSWASKTAGVIRPASRTPLGELQRSNTPIERMYNVWVLSSSSSLHRRASMLDFYFDHSEERPLEAFEDIFASYENKKEMHSEIISSIKNLQLDGEDPRKLLQSWGRLRFPRHVLQKNKNVRQKQAIPKSLLDSQSLKFIVSLTLHDRTTKSLLHLHKKKKPPSISAQFQNSLTKLLETLNKAEPFFIRCIRSNAEKKEMHLDQALVLQQLHYTGMLETVRIRRSGYPAKYTFQEFLEQFRVLLLKNSSASKQDIADLLEKKMGFNPTTYQIGKTKVFLKELERQQLQDMRHREVMRKIIFLQRWFRAHLQRNEFVEMRRAAILIQASWRRYCRKEQRRRAATVIQAVWRGHRQRSEYHRQKHGATKIQALVRGHSARRRCRSIREEKRKEEEEEARKREEERRMREKEEEARRKAEEEERLRIEEMKRRAEKEAARKAQETQKKLAEKVQKEAREPQTREDPDIELVTEEKLDENVPEEEQRKDEEMEDEDLDPCGTEAEAGPQLDEDHEPGLAPNAPTGISPHQEDKKSSTTATTSLHAELKRPQPGLISKVPSSRSLEKREQRRRRGLEHSQRESERAASSSSSSSATNRDQTSPTKSQNQETSKLKERSDSKELDQYTFVAWKKKEGKTSPPSAGPVRPSTLPLHPADSTQDKNGLGEGVGVVNLQRRSGAIKEKPEKWKGRRSNGESSESTGSPPLHSKEETTKKPPLRDVSHSSVDSLSPSSDGAWAVSVRDPWTVTIREVNHPQDGQGDSSRSSSFRKRHQDGSGQPDSLPSNTTTPDKSGGFFSKILKKRSKEAHTPDNGELTFAQSLNDKSMLGEALPSGPSVRPVSQPLSDRTGKGIGRNPTIKISRATRVSEHWDASLDRVIANSNELRNLDEFLGNQVNDFRSRGKSLSPIESIFVTATMQFREQIKSMYSLSNPTIGYKALMTGFKNKVIHLATDKQQEDVQLVVNLFQSVLDGFIRGEVKKEEAEPVKPTKARKKRRKNDKIMESLLDHGFINYQVSIVQSCDQCSSYIWGMEKAYMCSNCKMVCHKKCLSKIAINCSSFCAKKNDEEVTGCNFGVRVCHLVSDKNPVPTVLEMMLEHVEMHGLYTEGIYRKSGAANRMRELHQRLEMDTYVDILEDYPIHTVTGLVKQWLRELPDPLMTFAHYNDFLHAVELPEKQEQLQAIYKVLEELPTANFNTLERLIFHLVKVSKEEEHNRMSPNSLAIVFAPCILRCPNTADPLLSMKDVAKTTTCVEMLIIEQIRRYNEKMEEIEQLEYAEALAVKQLNLKRKNTTSCPLSLRLTAHYKGGVIREKVSSDLTVVPENEPLDSDTETENNLVERIKSIKQEKEELAFRLPEMEQPGSDQENLDSEASLSSESLLDEQQQRSSAHGSEPEGLSSVQLRRHRPVRPLKPPDLVQRTKPSVGRPFLGNLTPASSTSSLSSCASTASETSTASTRRPLQRRNPIIPDTVKLPPGVLPQQMATGSSQTFPPPGNREISYPVWKREHPGRRKDSTQSLYLDNPESGLLLDFSSCPPSASSSFSSIAMATLQQKDIRAPKSHRRFSDPDIPYMDDDV; encoded by the exons ATGAGTGTCAGAGATGGCGCTGCCACCATGGCAACAAAcgcaggtggaggtggaggagggggaGTGGGCTGTAACGATCCAGACGACCGCATGTACCTGCTCCAGATCTACCCACGGCTCGCTGCCCAGGCGTCCACCTGCTGCAACCTCAG AGTGCAGAAGAATGCAACGACAGCCTCTGTAATCTCGGATGCTGCTGCGACGCTGGGGCTGGACCCCGGCGGTCTGTATGTGTTGGCAGAGGTGAAGGAAAGCGGCGGGGAGGAGTGGATCCTGGAGGCTGGAGACTTGCCCGTACAGAGGGTTCTGCTCTGGCCCCGAAAAGCTCAGGAGCAACACCCTCAGAGTGCTGGCTTTTACTTCTTGCTACAG GAGAGGAACCATGATGGCTCCATCCATTATGTTCACCTCCCACCTTCGTCCAAGGAGCAAGAAGTACAGCAGCTCGCTGCGAGGGGCTTTCTCCCCCCACCCCAGGATGACTTTGCAGACCTCTGCAACCTCCCCGTCCTCAGTGAGGACAGCATATTGAACAATCTACTCACACGCTTCTACAAGAAAAAGATCTACACCTATGCAGGCAGCATCCTCATCGCCATCAACCCATTCAAGTTCCTGCCCATCTACAACCCCAAATATGTCAAGATGTACGAGAATCACCAGCTGGGCAAACTGGAACCTCATATTTTCGCCATTGCTGACGTGGCCTACTACGCTATGCTCAGGAAGAGGGTGAATCAGTGCATTGTCATCTCTGGGGAGAGCGGCTCAGGCAAGACCCAAAGCACCAACTTCCTGATCCACTGTCTGACCGCGCTCAGCCAGAAAGGCTACGCCAGTGGGGTGGAGAGGACCATCCTGGGAGCCGGACCCGTTCTGGAG GCCTTTGGTAACGCTAAGACAGCCCACAACAACAACTCCAGCCGCTTCGGTAAATTCATCCAGGTTAATTATCTGGAGAGCGGAGTAGTCCGAGG GGCTGTGGTTGAGAAGTACCTCCTGGAAAAGTCTCGCCTGGTCTCCAGAGAAAAGAACGAGAG gAACTACCACGTGTTTTACTACCTGCTGCTTGGTGCTTCAGAGGAAGAGAGAACAGAGTTTAAACTGCTGCCGCCTGAAGAGTACTTCTACCTCAAGCAG GAGAATTTTAAGATCGAAGATGAGGAAGATTTGCGTCATGAGTTTGAGAGGCTGCAGCAGGCGATGCAGATGGTTGGCTTCCTTCCAGCCACAAAGAAACA GATCTTCTCTGTGCTGTCTGCTATCCTGTATCTTGGCAACGTGACGTACAGAAGGAAGTCATCGGGTCGGGATGAAGGGTTGGATGTAGGCCCACCTGAAGTCCTGGCTACCCTCTCTGACCTGCTGAAG GTCAAAGAGGAACTGCTGGTCGAAGCGCTGACGAAGAGGAAAACGGTGACTGTCAACGACAAGCTGATCCTCCCCTACAGCCACTCTGAG GCGATCACAGCCAGAGACTCCATGGCCAAGTCTCTGTATGGCGCCTTGTTTGACTGGATTGTGCTGCGCATCAACCACGCACTGCTCAACAAGAAAGACATGGAGGAATCTGTTCCC TGCTTGTCCATTGGTGTTCTGGACATTTTTGGCTTTGAGGACTTTGAAACCAACAGCTTTGAGCAGTTTTGCATCAACTATGCAAACGAGCAGCTGCAGTACTACTTTaacaatcacatttttaatctgGAGCAG GAGGAGTACCAATCAGAGGGAATCACCTGGCACAACATTGACTACACAGACAATGTGGGCTGCATCCACCTCATCAGCAAGAAACCCACAGGCCTGTTGTACCTTCTGGATGAGGAGAGCAA TTTTCCACATGCAACAGATAAGACCCTGCTGGCCAAATTCAAGCAGCAGCACCAAGGAAACAAGTACTTCATACCCACCCCAGTCATGGAACCTGCCTTTGTCATTCAGCACTTTGCAGGGAAAGTCAAATATCACATCAAG GATTTCCGGGAGAAGAATACGGACCACATGCGTCCAGACATCGTGGCGCTGTTGCGCAGCAGCGACAGAGCCTTCGTGCGGCAGCTCATCGGCATGGACCCGGTGGCCATGTTCCGATGGGGCATCCTGAGAGCCACAATCAGGGGCCTCGCCGCTTTCAATGAGGCGGGTCGCTCCTGGGCCTCAAAAACAGCAG GTGTTATCCGTCCAGCATCCAGAACTCCTTTAGGAGAGTTGCAGCGCTCCAACACCCCGATAGAACGAATGTACAA tgtgtgggttctctcctcttcctcttccctcCACAGACGAGCTTCTATGCTCGATTTCTACTTTGATCACTCAGAGGAGCGCCCTCTAGAGGCCTTTGAAGACATCTTTGCTAGCTATGAGAATAAGAA AGAAATGCATTCAGAGATCATCAGCTCCATAAAGAACTTGCAGCTGGACGGGGAGGACCCTCGCAAGCTGTTGCAATCCTGGGGTCGCCTCCGCTTCCCGCGCCACGTCCTCCA GAAAAACAAGAATGTCAGGCAGAAGCAGGCCATCCCAAAG AGTTTGCTGGATTCGCAGTCTCTGAAGTTCATCGTGAGTCTGACGCTGCACGATCGTACCACAAAGTCTCTGCTCCACCtgcacaagaagaagaagccgcCCAGCATCAGTGCTCAGTTCCAG AACTCTCTAACGAAACTCTTAGAAACTCTGAACAAAGCCGAGCCTTTCTTCATTCGCTGCATCCGCTCCAATGCGGAGAAG AAGGAGATGCATCTGGACCAGGCGTtagtgctgcagcagctgcattaCACAGGGATGCTAGAAACCGTCCGCATCAGAAGGTCCGGGTACCCGGCCAAGTACACCTTCCAG gAGTTTTTAGAGCAGTTTAGGGTTCTGCTGCTGAAGAACTCCTCCGCCTCCAAACAAGACATTGCAGATCTGCTGGAGAAGAAAATGGGCTTCAACCCAACAACATACCAGATCGGCAAGACCAAG GTCTTCTTGAAGGAGCTGGAGcgacagcagctgcaggacatGCGGCACAGAGAAGTGATGCGGAAGATCATCTTCCTCCAGCGCTGGTTCAGAGCTCACCTGCAGAGGAACGAGTTCGTAGAAATGAGAAGAGCAGCCATCTTGATCCAG GCTTCGTGGCGCAGGTACTGCAGAAAGGAGCAAAGGCGACGGGCAGCTACTGTGATCCAAGCTGTGTGGCGAGGACACAGACAGAGATCCGAGTACCACCGACAAAAACACGGAGCAACAAAAATACAAGCTCTTGTCAGAGGACACTCGGCGCGCAGGAG gTGTAGGTCTATTcgtgaagagaaaagaaaggaagaggaggaggaggccaggaaaagagaagaggagaggagaatgagagaaaaggaggaagaggccaggagaaaagcagaagaggaagagagactGAGAATAGAAGAAATGAAGAGACGAGCAGAGAAGGAAGCGGCAAGAAAAGCCCAGGAAACCCAGAAAAAACTGGCGGAAAAGGTGCAAAAAGAGGCGAGAGAGCCTCAGACGAGAGAGGATCCAGACATTGAGCTAGTTACAGAGGAGAAGCTGGATGAAAACGTcccagaggaggagcagaggaaggaTGAAGAGATGGAGGATGAGGACTTGGATCCTTGTGGTACGGAAGCTGAGGCTGGACCCCAGCTAGATGAAGATCATGAACCTGGTCTGGCTCCAAACGCACCTACAGGCATTTCCCCCCATCAGGAGGATAAAAAGTCCAGCACTACCGCCACAACATCTCTGCATGCTGAACTGAAGCGGCCGCAGCCCGGCCTCATCAGCAAGGTCCCTTCGTCCAGGAGCCTGGAGAAGCGGGAGCAGAGGAGACGAAGAGGCCTGGAGCACAGCCAGAGAGAGTCTGAACGGGCcgcctcctcctcatcctcatcttcaGCCACCAACCGAGACCAGACGTCCCCGACGAAGAGCCAGAACCAGGAGACGTCCAAGCTGAAGGAGCGTTCGGACAGCAAGGAGCTGGACCAGTATACCTTCGTGGCCTGGAAGAAGAAGGAGGGGAAAACCTCTCCCCCCTCCGCCGGCCCCGTCCGTCCATCCACGTTACCGCTGCATCCCGCCGACTCCACACAGGACAAAAACGGTTTAGGGGAAGGCGTCGGGGTGGTGAACCTGCAGCGGCGCTCTGGAGCCATAAAGGAGAAACCTGAGAAATGGAAAGGAAGGAGGAGCAACGGGGAGAGCTCTGAGAGCACCGGGTCGCCTCCACTTCACAGCAAAGAGGAGACTACAAAGAAACCACCGCT GAGGGACGTGTCCCACTCGTCCGTTGACAGTTTGTCTCCAAGCTCGGATGGAGCCTGGGCGGTTTCCGTCAGAGACCCCTGGACCGTGACCATCAGAGAG GTAAATCATCCACAAGACGGTCAAGGGGACAGCTCCAGGTCCAGCTCCTTTAGGAAGAGACACCAGGACGGTTCTGGACAACCAGACTCACTTCCCTCTAACACGACCACACCAGACAA GTCTGGCGGTTTCTTCAGCAAGATTTTGAAGAAGAGATCCAAAGAGGCGCATACTCCAGACAACGGAGAGCTGACATTTGCTCAGAGTCTCAACGACAAGTCGATGCTTGGGGAAG CGCTTCCCTCTGGCCCCTCGGTGCGTCCCGTTTCTCAGCCGCTCAGTGACCGAACGGGTAAAGGTATAGGCCGAAACCCTACGATTAAGATCAGCCGCGCCACCCGAGTTTCAGAGCATTGGGACGCCTCACTGGACCGAGTGATCGCCAACAGCAACGAGCTGCGGAACCTCGACGAGTTTCTGGGCAACCAG GTGAATGATTTCCGCTCCAGAGGCAAGTCGCTGTCGCCTATAGAGTCCATCTTTGTCACCGCCACCATGCAGTTTAGAGAGCAGATCAAATCTATGTATTCTCTCTCA AATCCTACCATCGGCTACAAAGCGCTGATGACGGGCTTCAAGAATAAAGTGATCCACTTGGCCACAGACAAGCAGCAGGAAGATGTTCAGTTAGTGGTCAACCTGTTCCAGTCGGTCCTGGACGGTTTCATCAGAGGAGAGGTGAAGAAGGAGGAAGCCGAGCCCGTCAAG CCGACCAAAGccagaaagaaaaggaggaaaaacgATAAAATT atgGAGTCCCTGCTGGACCATGGTTTCATCAACTATCAGGTCAGCATTGTTCAGTCGTGTGACCAGTGCAGCTCCTACATCTGGGGGATGGAGAAAGCCTACATGTGCAGCA ATTGTAAAATGGTGTGCCACAAGAAGTGCCTTAGTAAGATAGCCATCAACTGCTCCAGCTTCTGTGCCAAAAAG AATGATGAAGAGGTGACGGGATGTAACTTCGGGGTGCGAGTTTGTCACCTGGTGAGCGATAAGAACCCGGTGCCAACGGTGCTGGAGATGATGCTGGAGCATGTGGAGATGCACGGCCTCTACACCGAGGGCATCTACCGCAAATCAGGCGCTGCCAACCGCATGAGGGAGCTGCACCAGCGGCTAGAGATGG ATACTTATGTGGACATTCTTGAGGACTATCCCATCCACACGGTGACAGGCCTGGTAAAGCAGTGGTTAAGGGAGCTGCCAGACCCACTCATGACCTTCGCACATTACAACGACTTCCTGCATGCTGTGG AGCTGCCAGAGAAGCAGGAGCAACTTCAAGCCATTTACAAAGTCCTGGAGGAACTTCCCACTGCAAACTTCAACACATTAGAGCGGCTCATCTTCCACCTTGTCAA GGTCTCTAAGGAAGAGGAGCACAACCGCATGTCCCCCAACTCGCTGGCTATAGTGTTTGCTCCGTGTATCCTGCGTTGCCCCAACACGGCTGACCCGCTGCTCAGCATGAAGGACGTGGCAAAGACGACGAC GTGTGTGGAGATGCTGATCATCGAGCAAATCAGGCGCTACAATGAGAAGATGGAGGAGATCGAGCAGCTGGAGTACGCTGAGGCTCTGGCTGTCAAACAGCTGAATCTCAAGAGAAAGAACACA ACCAGCTGCCCTTTATCTCTCAGGTTGACAGCTCATTACAAAGGAGGGGTG ATCCGTGAGAAGGTCAGTTCTGATCTCACCGTGGTCCCCGAGAACGAGCCGCTGGACTCGGACACTGAGACGGAGAACAACCTGGTGGAACGCATCAAGTCCATCAAACAAGAGAA AGAGGAACTGGCTTTCCGGCTGCCAGAGATGGAGCAGCCCGGTTCAGACCAGGAGAACCTGGACTCTGAAGCGTCTCTGAGCTCCGAGAGTCTTCTGGACGAACAGCAGCAGCGTTCGTCCGCGCACGGCTCGGAGCCAGAAG